One Bdellovibrio bacteriovorus str. Tiberius DNA segment encodes these proteins:
- a CDS encoding LysR substrate-binding domain-containing protein — translation MDRNQLDGLLALKLVAEKRNFTAAAKELGVSPPAISKMIKQLEQRLGTTLLTRTARSTSPTEAGEAFLSQAAPALEHILTAMKEVGSLGGKPTGKLRLNVPTMIYPNYLKKIIASFTKKYPDVSVEVCLENAATDIFARGFDAGIRVSDILAKDLVAIKLFGPIRFVVVGSPKYLDKMGRPKHPKELLSHNCIRVGVGERIYGNWEFESRGKALRVEVKGSLIMNDSILALDAAIDGTGLLYITEDAVSDKLNSGKLEVVLNQFAPTSSGYYLYFPQRSQVHPKLRVFIEHLKSFPIE, via the coding sequence ATGGATAGGAACCAACTAGACGGGCTTTTAGCTCTCAAACTGGTAGCGGAGAAACGAAATTTTACGGCTGCCGCGAAAGAACTAGGCGTTTCACCTCCGGCCATCAGTAAAATGATCAAACAGCTCGAGCAAAGACTAGGTACGACGCTCTTGACCCGAACTGCAAGAAGCACCAGTCCGACAGAAGCTGGAGAAGCTTTTTTGAGCCAGGCGGCTCCCGCTCTGGAACATATTTTGACCGCTATGAAAGAAGTGGGAAGCCTTGGAGGCAAACCGACAGGAAAATTGAGACTAAACGTTCCTACTATGATCTATCCGAATTATCTGAAAAAGATTATTGCCTCTTTTACCAAAAAATACCCGGATGTCTCTGTCGAAGTCTGTCTAGAGAACGCCGCTACTGATATTTTTGCGCGTGGCTTCGACGCTGGCATTAGGGTTTCGGATATACTTGCGAAAGACCTCGTCGCCATCAAATTGTTTGGGCCCATCCGCTTTGTTGTTGTGGGATCACCCAAATATCTCGATAAAATGGGACGACCCAAACATCCCAAAGAACTGTTATCTCATAACTGTATTCGCGTGGGCGTGGGTGAACGGATATATGGGAACTGGGAATTTGAAAGCCGAGGGAAGGCATTGCGAGTGGAAGTGAAAGGCTCCCTCATCATGAATGATTCCATTCTTGCTTTGGATGCAGCGATTGACGGAACAGGCCTCCTATATATCACTGAGGATGCCGTGAGCGACAAACTTAATTCTGGCAAGTTGGAAGTTGTACTAAATCAATTTGCACCAACAAGCTCAGGGTATTACCTCTATTTTCCTCAACGTTCGCAGGTTCATCCAAAACTAAGAGTTTTTATTGAACATCTGAAGAGTTTTCCAATCGAGTAA
- a CDS encoding recombinase family protein gives MIFGLRKNGDPRFPISERLYPIDTIKIFFKEDPLISQKVIESYQNGQSIADIAKLIGRSKSFVRLRLERAGIEPREKLSQATHVRQIKRGKQGARPYYGFCYLEGEIVKDPREFPTLVLIHERWASKKTTHEIVKELNRKAIPSRKGKSWSWAALQNIVTRFEEGHLKISKGGKYEFR, from the coding sequence ATGATATTTGGCCTAAGGAAAAATGGTGATCCTAGATTCCCAATATCCGAACGTTTATATCCCATCGATACTATTAAGATTTTCTTTAAAGAAGATCCTCTAATTTCCCAAAAAGTCATCGAATCCTACCAAAATGGTCAATCCATCGCTGATATTGCGAAACTAATTGGGCGCTCAAAGTCTTTTGTCAGATTGCGCCTAGAGCGGGCAGGAATTGAGCCGCGTGAGAAGCTTTCCCAAGCGACACATGTGCGTCAAATCAAGCGGGGTAAGCAAGGCGCTCGTCCTTACTATGGCTTTTGTTATCTTGAAGGCGAGATCGTTAAAGATCCACGTGAGTTCCCGACGTTAGTTCTTATCCATGAACGCTGGGCCTCAAAGAAAACCACTCATGAAATTGTTAAAGAGCTTAATCGTAAGGCAATACCATCGCGGAAAGGCAAGTCATGGAGTTGGGCTGCTTTGCAAAACATTGTGACTCGATTTGAAGAAGGCCATCTGAAAATTTCAAAAGGAGGAAAGTATGAATTTAGGTAA
- a CDS encoding MBL fold metallo-hydrolase, whose translation MSQTTIQIENKKLKIGPYEVCPIPTGLFGLDGGAMFGTVPKVLWERSNPPDEKNRISMEARGLLLKSPGCNILIDTGNGGDFIAKYGDKMGSKFADLFNIQSDGPSLLKSLQFHGLKPEDIHHVVLTHLHFDHAGGATTEKNGKLVPTFPNAKYWVQKGNLETASHPNVREKASYYAANFQPLIDAGVLNIMDGAQDNFLPGISAIISNGHTLAQQVVKITDGSTTLLYCGDMVPTSTHVKLPWVMGYDLHPLMLIEEKQKYLGEAADQSWYLFFEHDPYCDAAQIERQGNDFAVKTRFWL comes from the coding sequence ATGAGCCAGACAACGATTCAAATTGAAAACAAGAAGCTGAAAATCGGGCCCTATGAGGTGTGCCCGATCCCCACGGGTCTTTTTGGCCTGGATGGCGGTGCGATGTTCGGCACAGTTCCCAAAGTCCTTTGGGAAAGAAGCAATCCCCCTGATGAGAAAAACCGCATTTCGATGGAAGCCCGCGGATTGCTGTTAAAGTCCCCGGGATGCAATATCCTGATCGACACCGGTAACGGGGGTGACTTTATCGCCAAGTACGGCGACAAGATGGGCAGCAAGTTTGCGGACTTGTTCAATATCCAATCCGACGGCCCTTCCCTGCTGAAGTCTTTGCAGTTCCATGGCCTGAAGCCGGAAGACATTCATCACGTCGTTCTGACTCACCTGCATTTTGATCATGCCGGTGGCGCTACGACCGAAAAAAACGGCAAGCTTGTGCCAACCTTCCCGAATGCAAAATACTGGGTGCAAAAAGGCAATCTTGAAACCGCCAGCCATCCCAATGTGCGTGAAAAGGCCAGCTACTATGCTGCCAACTTCCAGCCCTTGATTGATGCCGGCGTACTGAACATCATGGACGGCGCCCAAGACAACTTCCTGCCGGGCATTTCCGCGATCATCAGCAACGGCCACACTCTGGCGCAACAGGTGGTGAAGATCACCGATGGATCCACGACACTGCTTTATTGCGGTGACATGGTTCCCACCAGCACACACGTGAAACTGCCTTGGGTGATGGGTTACGACCTGCACCCGCTGATGCTGATCGAAGAAAAACAGAAGTATCTAGGTGAAGCGGCCGACCAATCATGGTATCTTTTCTTTGAGCACGATCCTTACTGCGACGCTGCTCAGATCGAAAGACAAGGAAACGATTTTGCCGTTAAAACGAGATTTTGGCTTTAA
- a CDS encoding YihY/virulence factor BrkB family protein — protein MLKDTIQQMRDGELQLVAASLSFSTALALVPFIAVVLATFQSIGGLEAFYPKVEALLLSNMKEAAGSGFTKMMKVVLKNVNAGKLGTAGAVFLFITSIRLIHDMEVGIHRVWNQRNTRPFYKRLIYHWGLVLAIPVFLAIYVGFTSLEQFQFVHSLIPAKVSNSLVLVGTLFLVYKMVPDVHVRTRAAFISAFLASVTLFGVHKGYVLLAKKFFAYNKLYGSFAALPLLLLWILTLWYVILGGVALCASLQKRHVA, from the coding sequence GTGCTCAAGGACACTATTCAACAAATGCGCGATGGCGAGCTGCAGCTGGTGGCCGCCTCCCTGTCTTTTTCAACTGCTCTGGCATTGGTTCCTTTTATCGCCGTAGTTCTGGCGACCTTTCAGTCCATCGGGGGCCTTGAGGCCTTTTACCCTAAAGTCGAAGCGTTGCTGCTTTCAAACATGAAAGAAGCCGCAGGCAGCGGATTCACGAAAATGATGAAAGTCGTTTTGAAAAACGTGAACGCCGGCAAACTTGGTACCGCCGGTGCTGTGTTCCTGTTCATCACGTCCATCCGTCTGATCCACGACATGGAGGTCGGTATTCACCGTGTGTGGAACCAGCGCAACACCCGACCGTTCTATAAACGCCTGATCTATCATTGGGGCCTTGTCCTGGCGATCCCGGTGTTCCTGGCTATTTACGTGGGCTTTACGTCGCTTGAACAGTTTCAGTTTGTGCACAGCCTGATTCCGGCAAAGGTTTCAAATTCGCTGGTGCTGGTCGGAACGCTGTTTTTGGTTTACAAAATGGTTCCGGATGTTCATGTGCGAACCCGGGCGGCGTTTATCAGCGCGTTTCTAGCCTCTGTGACCCTGTTCGGAGTTCACAAAGGCTATGTGCTTCTTGCTAAAAAGTTCTTCGCTTATAACAAGCTGTATGGCTCTTTTGCAGCCCTGCCGTTGTTGCTGTTGTGGATTCTGACATTGTGGTACGTGATTCTTGGCGGCGTTGCCTTGTGCGCTAGCCTACAGAAGAGGCACGTGGCCTAG
- a CDS encoding SDR family oxidoreductase — protein MSNKKVWFITGAGRGMGIDIGKAALAAGYSVVATGRDIKQVEEALGKSENLLVVALDVTKQSDANAAVEKAVSRFGRIDVLVNNAGNFYAGYFEDLSQADIERQMNTNFYGPLNVTRAVLPVLRKQKSGHIITISSTAGLVGIEFGSAYAASKFAVEGWMLSLQSEVAQFGINTTIVNPGFFRTDLLSKKSMTFGSNPQAAYKEKREQMETGWSGMAGTQGGDPKKLANALIEIARQTIPPKRFMAGADAVATSKQVAAELLAQTAAFEELSSSLALDNKK, from the coding sequence ATGAGCAACAAAAAAGTTTGGTTCATTACAGGTGCTGGGCGCGGAATGGGAATCGATATTGGTAAGGCGGCGCTCGCAGCAGGTTATTCTGTGGTCGCGACAGGTCGTGATATCAAACAAGTTGAGGAAGCATTGGGGAAATCTGAAAATCTGCTGGTTGTAGCATTGGATGTTACGAAGCAATCTGATGCAAACGCAGCCGTTGAAAAGGCGGTTTCACGTTTCGGCAGAATTGATGTCTTAGTGAATAATGCCGGAAATTTCTACGCTGGTTATTTTGAAGATCTTTCTCAAGCCGACATTGAAAGACAGATGAATACTAACTTCTATGGACCACTCAATGTTACGCGCGCGGTTCTTCCGGTTTTGCGCAAACAAAAATCTGGGCATATCATCACGATCTCTTCGACTGCCGGATTGGTCGGAATAGAATTCGGATCAGCTTACGCGGCATCAAAATTTGCGGTGGAAGGTTGGATGTTGTCTTTACAATCTGAAGTAGCGCAATTCGGAATCAACACGACAATTGTGAATCCTGGATTCTTTAGAACGGATCTTCTGTCTAAAAAATCCATGACTTTTGGTTCTAATCCTCAGGCGGCCTATAAAGAAAAAAGAGAACAAATGGAAACAGGGTGGAGTGGTATGGCAGGCACCCAAGGTGGCGATCCTAAAAAGCTCGCCAATGCTTTGATAGAAATCGCTAGGCAAACAATACCGCCAAAACGTTTTATGGCAGGCGCGGATGCTGTGGCGACATCAAAACAAGTTGCTGCGGAACTGTTGGCGCAGACTGCGGCTTTTGAAGAGTTATCGTCATCGCTAGCTTTGGATAACAAAAAATAA
- a CDS encoding sigma-54-dependent transcriptional regulator yields MATTRVFSLLIVDDDPLIHQSLKLSLPNHWKVFSAPTLEAIQYERFYHAAFVDMHLEPGSTKAVGPTVIEKLVKHNNQLEVVAMSGDLSRPLMESCLKAGAQRFLAKPLMPEETLLVLEKIEALWDLRSVDPASNRKSTRWVGASDASQKIKKRIADLRGETSPVLIEGETGCGKEVVSRLLHEQEGERPFIAVNVASIPDNLFESEMFGHIKGAFTGADQNKVGLTEAAHGGDLFLDEIEALPLTQQAKLLRFLETGEVRKVGAKETTQVKTRVIVASNKPLEKMVALGEFREDLLYRLASQRIQLTPLRDRLEDINELAAHFLDAERPRRNKSFTEDGLEALKKYNWPGNVRELKRVCEQLSLTSPLPFIRGEDVAAWLKPAATATTAPSYTVIDFNKGLNNLVEEFEAHAIKTCLKQTKDIEEAARILQISRSSLYKKIKDYKIEEEPS; encoded by the coding sequence ATGGCAACAACTCGAGTATTCTCTCTACTTATCGTCGATGATGATCCACTGATCCATCAGTCGTTGAAGCTGTCCCTGCCGAACCATTGGAAGGTTTTCTCAGCTCCCACTTTGGAAGCCATTCAGTACGAGCGTTTTTATCATGCGGCTTTCGTCGATATGCATTTGGAGCCGGGCTCTACCAAAGCCGTGGGTCCGACGGTGATCGAAAAGCTGGTCAAGCACAACAATCAACTGGAAGTCGTCGCGATGTCCGGGGACCTGAGCCGTCCCCTGATGGAAAGCTGCCTTAAAGCCGGCGCGCAAAGATTTTTGGCCAAGCCCCTGATGCCGGAAGAGACTCTGCTGGTGCTGGAAAAAATCGAAGCCCTGTGGGATCTGCGCAGTGTGGACCCTGCCTCCAACCGCAAATCCACGCGTTGGGTGGGAGCATCTGATGCTTCCCAAAAAATCAAAAAACGTATCGCGGATCTGCGAGGTGAAACCAGCCCCGTTTTGATCGAGGGTGAAACCGGCTGCGGTAAGGAAGTTGTTTCCCGCCTGCTGCATGAACAAGAAGGCGAACGCCCGTTCATCGCAGTGAACGTTGCCAGCATCCCGGACAATCTTTTTGAATCTGAAATGTTTGGTCATATCAAAGGCGCCTTCACGGGTGCTGATCAAAACAAAGTGGGTCTGACGGAAGCGGCCCACGGTGGGGATTTGTTCCTGGATGAAATCGAGGCTCTGCCTTTGACCCAACAGGCAAAACTTTTGCGCTTCCTGGAAACCGGCGAAGTTCGCAAAGTCGGCGCCAAAGAAACGACGCAGGTGAAAACCCGCGTGATCGTGGCCAGCAACAAACCGCTGGAAAAAATGGTGGCCCTTGGAGAATTCCGCGAAGACCTTTTGTATCGTCTGGCTTCCCAGCGCATTCAGCTGACCCCGTTGCGTGACCGTCTTGAAGACATCAACGAACTGGCCGCGCACTTTCTGGATGCTGAACGCCCGCGCCGTAACAAATCATTCACTGAAGACGGCCTGGAAGCTTTGAAAAAGTACAACTGGCCAGGAAACGTGCGCGAACTAAAGCGCGTGTGCGAACAGCTGAGCCTGACATCACCACTGCCGTTTATTCGCGGTGAAGACGTGGCCGCCTGGCTGAAGCCAGCAGCCACTGCAACCACGGCCCCGTCTTACACGGTCATTGATTTCAACAAAGGTTTAAACAATCTGGTCGAGGAGTTCGAAGCCCACGCCATCAAGACCTGCCTGAAACAGACCAAGGATATCGAAGAGGCTGCGCGTATTTTGCAAATCTCGCGCTCAAGCCTTTACAAGAAAATCAAAGACTACAAAATTGAAGAGGAACCTTCGTAA
- a CDS encoding winged helix-turn-helix domain-containing protein, whose product MMLDKLFGNQTAASALLFLARYEEAAISEMAKAFHVSKTQLYQQLTKLEDAGILSSREIGNLRIYFFNPRSPIKNELRALLEKYIDTNMPKESNPDFYLIRKRPRSRGKKLGGAYERSK is encoded by the coding sequence ATGATGTTAGATAAGCTATTCGGAAACCAGACTGCCGCATCTGCACTGCTTTTTCTAGCTCGCTATGAAGAGGCTGCGATAAGCGAAATGGCCAAAGCATTTCATGTTTCAAAAACTCAACTCTACCAACAACTAACCAAACTAGAAGATGCAGGAATTCTTTCAAGCCGCGAGATTGGAAATTTACGCATTTACTTCTTCAACCCTCGCTCGCCTATCAAAAACGAACTGCGCGCATTGCTGGAAAAATACATCGACACAAATATGCCCAAAGAATCCAACCCTGACTTCTATCTCATTCGCAAAAGACCACGCAGTCGCGGGAAAAAATTAGGTGGAGCTTATGAGCGATCAAAATAA
- the serA gene encoding phosphoglycerate dehydrogenase, with the protein MSAQRILLVENIHTVAKERLEEEGYKVDLITHAPSEDELLKLLPNYDVLGIRSKTEVTKKVLDSNKHLVTIGCFCIGTNQVDLLTARERGIPVFNAPHSNTRSVAELVIAEMISLSRQLGDRNTQAHLGEWVKSAVGSKEVRGKTLGIVGYGHIGSQVSILAESMGLKVLFYDVLKKLPLGNAMVQNSLEDLLRSSDFVTLHVPETPETKDMIGARELSMMKKGSFLINASRGTVVVIEDLVKSLQEKHLGGCAIDVFPEEPASNKEKFKSPLQGIPNVILTPHIAGSTEEAQYAIGLEVAESFRRYLKIGSSPGAVNFPNVDLPVKQGTSRILNVHRNEPGVLGEINGLISKAGANIEGQYLSTDEKIGYLVMDLHSSQAHTLAADIEKLSRSIRTRVVY; encoded by the coding sequence ATGAGCGCTCAAAGAATCTTGTTGGTTGAAAACATTCACACCGTTGCGAAGGAAAGGCTGGAGGAAGAAGGCTACAAAGTCGATCTGATCACACATGCTCCTTCCGAAGACGAACTGCTGAAACTTCTTCCGAACTATGATGTGCTGGGGATCCGTTCTAAAACGGAAGTCACCAAAAAAGTTCTGGATTCCAACAAGCATCTGGTCACCATTGGCTGCTTCTGTATTGGAACAAATCAAGTGGACCTTCTGACCGCGCGCGAGCGGGGTATTCCGGTGTTCAATGCTCCTCATTCCAACACTCGTTCCGTGGCGGAACTGGTCATCGCGGAAATGATTTCATTGTCCCGTCAACTGGGCGACCGAAACACCCAAGCTCATTTGGGCGAGTGGGTGAAGTCTGCCGTGGGTTCGAAAGAAGTCCGTGGCAAAACATTGGGGATCGTGGGTTATGGTCACATCGGAAGTCAGGTCAGCATTCTAGCTGAATCCATGGGCTTGAAGGTGCTGTTCTATGATGTACTGAAGAAACTTCCACTGGGGAATGCCATGGTACAGAACTCGCTGGAAGATCTTTTGCGCAGTTCAGACTTTGTGACCTTGCACGTGCCTGAAACGCCGGAAACGAAAGACATGATCGGTGCGCGAGAACTGTCGATGATGAAAAAAGGCAGCTTCCTGATCAATGCCAGCCGCGGCACCGTGGTGGTGATTGAAGATCTGGTAAAGTCCCTTCAGGAAAAACATCTGGGCGGTTGTGCGATCGACGTGTTCCCGGAAGAGCCGGCTTCCAACAAAGAAAAATTCAAATCCCCATTGCAGGGAATTCCCAACGTGATTCTGACCCCGCACATCGCGGGCAGCACCGAGGAAGCCCAGTATGCCATCGGTCTTGAGGTGGCGGAAAGCTTCCGTCGTTATTTGAAAATTGGTTCTTCGCCGGGGGCAGTGAATTTCCCGAATGTGGATCTGCCAGTGAAGCAGGGGACATCGCGTATTTTGAACGTCCACCGCAACGAGCCGGGGGTCTTGGGTGAAATCAACGGTTTGATCTCCAAAGCCGGGGCCAATATCGAAGGTCAATATCTGTCGACGGATGAAAAGATCGGTTATCTGGTGATGGATCTGCATTCCAGTCAGGCGCACACGCTGGCGGCGGATATCGAGAAGTTGTCCCGTTCCATCCGCACACGTGTGGTTTACTAG
- a CDS encoding lysophospholipid acyltransferase family protein — MKDWNYENEQWTKLPTYLKHLPLFTRHIDLFSVCMRFLWSVILKNILYKFYIRLEVRGTPFAEIYRTQPKLIIISNHASHLDAVSIAASIPRRYWLNLYIAAAKDYFFSNPVFMFFSQHCLGAIPIDRKDRKGEAINLILKLLTELPRMWLIIFPEGTRSKDGKIQEFKRGVSIFSERTQTPLLFTYLDGVMELWPKGQSMPRPGKLILHVGPVHPPGPIQEVYAAYKSWVLTINPDAFPAVPVEEKPHEPDNDSN; from the coding sequence ATGAAGGATTGGAACTACGAAAACGAACAGTGGACGAAGCTTCCCACTTATCTGAAGCACCTGCCGCTTTTCACCCGCCACATTGACTTGTTCAGTGTGTGCATGCGTTTTCTGTGGTCTGTGATCCTGAAGAACATCCTGTACAAGTTCTATATCCGCCTGGAAGTTCGCGGCACCCCGTTTGCTGAAATTTACAGAACCCAGCCCAAGCTGATCATCATCAGCAATCACGCCAGTCACCTGGATGCCGTGTCTATCGCAGCCTCCATCCCAAGACGTTACTGGCTGAATCTGTACATCGCGGCGGCGAAAGATTATTTTTTCAGCAACCCGGTGTTCATGTTCTTTTCCCAGCACTGTTTGGGCGCCATTCCAATTGACCGCAAAGACCGTAAAGGTGAAGCCATCAATCTGATCCTGAAGCTTTTGACTGAACTGCCCCGCATGTGGCTGATCATCTTCCCGGAAGGCACACGTTCCAAAGACGGTAAAATTCAGGAATTCAAACGTGGCGTATCTATATTTTCAGAGCGCACGCAAACACCGCTGTTGTTCACCTATCTGGATGGTGTGATGGAACTTTGGCCCAAAGGTCAATCCATGCCCCGCCCGGGAAAACTGATCCTGCACGTAGGTCCGGTTCATCCCCCAGGCCCGATCCAAGAGGTGTATGCTGCTTATAAGAGCTGGGTGCTGACGATCAATCCGGATGCTTTCCCAGCCGTTCCCGTGGAGGAAAAACCCCATGAGCCAGACAACGATTCAAATTGA
- a CDS encoding phosphatidate cytidylyltransferase, with translation MDFFDLDLPIRMAMPTAWENHIYRQTVLIVLSIIFASGLIVFFFRQKNYYFVQSWASIKSWLIAAPLMFLAMGMPEPWPLVALTALAILGAKIFFQIMGMFHRSYFVMICYAGIIGLGVCAWYDRLDVYNAMPMVVLGLSCLVPLVKNSYKRMIQYISLTLLAFIFLGWSFMHLGLIMKMPNGVFQVMYLVILTEFCDNTNLAVSRYIGGWKMFPGINPRRTVGSTIVSALLTLFLAGCMRFLLPDGSEKYWLASGLVASMGGFVGDYLMTVVRRDAGMKTVGPFIIGRGDFLHRMDRLIFVAPIYYYVMTVIL, from the coding sequence ATGGATTTTTTTGATCTGGATCTTCCCATCCGCATGGCCATGCCCACCGCCTGGGAAAACCACATTTACCGCCAGACAGTTCTGATCGTTCTGTCGATCATCTTTGCTTCCGGCCTGATCGTCTTTTTCTTCCGTCAGAAGAACTATTACTTCGTTCAATCCTGGGCCAGCATCAAATCCTGGCTGATTGCCGCTCCGCTGATGTTCCTTGCCATGGGAATGCCGGAACCGTGGCCCTTGGTGGCTTTGACCGCCCTGGCGATTCTGGGGGCAAAGATTTTCTTCCAGATCATGGGGATGTTCCATCGCAGTTACTTCGTGATGATCTGTTATGCCGGCATTATCGGCCTGGGGGTCTGTGCTTGGTATGACCGTCTGGATGTTTATAATGCCATGCCGATGGTGGTACTGGGGCTTTCCTGCCTGGTGCCGCTGGTGAAGAACTCGTACAAACGCATGATTCAGTATATTTCCCTGACCTTGCTGGCGTTCATCTTCCTGGGCTGGTCCTTCATGCACCTGGGTCTGATCATGAAAATGCCGAACGGCGTTTTCCAGGTTATGTACCTGGTGATCCTGACCGAGTTCTGCGACAACACCAACTTGGCGGTCAGCCGTTATATTGGTGGCTGGAAAATGTTCCCGGGCATCAACCCGCGCCGTACTGTCGGCAGTACCATCGTATCTGCTCTGCTGACTCTGTTCCTTGCGGGTTGTATGCGCTTCCTGTTGCCGGATGGATCTGAAAAGTACTGGTTGGCTTCAGGTCTTGTGGCTTCCATGGGTGGTTTCGTTGGGGATTACCTGATGACTGTGGTTCGCCGTGATGCCGGCATGAAAACCGTGGGCCCGTTCATCATTGGCCGTGGGGACTTCCTTCACCGCATGGATCGTTTGATCTTTGTGGCGCCGATTTATTATTACGTGATGACGGTAATTCTATGA
- a CDS encoding alpha/beta hydrolase, translating to MKTNKTTKVLTMLGASLLSVVSMAQSTSSKKQAVASSSIIVTMADFNKALSEDTSVKTRAVTFKKLNLKLAGMLYLPSDLDESKKYRAIVVVHPGGGIKEQTAGLYAYRLAQQGYVALAFDAAYQGASEGQPRGLEDPTSRVEDVRSAVDYISSLSFVDQNKIGALGICAGGGYAVGATITEHRIKAVATVSAVDIGAGFRQGWRNTESVATQIKTLEAVAKQRSAEANGSEAMLIPYVPDTTDKVTEPDMIEASEYYRLSNRWLHPNSTNRLLFSSIDKIYAFSAFDRIGTLLTQPLLMIAGSEAGSKWHSEQGVKLAKGPKELFIVKGGTHMSLYDKDVVKTMPKIIEFFSKNIK from the coding sequence ATGAAAACAAATAAGACAACGAAGGTTTTGACTATGCTTGGCGCATCTTTACTGAGCGTTGTAAGTATGGCGCAAAGTACCTCGAGTAAGAAGCAAGCTGTTGCGAGTTCTTCAATCATCGTCACCATGGCGGACTTTAATAAGGCCTTAAGCGAAGACACAAGCGTCAAGACAAGGGCAGTCACGTTCAAGAAGTTAAATTTGAAATTAGCGGGAATGCTTTACCTACCGTCGGATTTAGATGAATCAAAAAAGTATAGGGCTATCGTCGTCGTGCATCCTGGCGGCGGGATTAAAGAACAAACGGCTGGCCTTTACGCTTACAGATTGGCGCAACAAGGTTACGTGGCTCTGGCATTTGATGCTGCTTATCAGGGCGCAAGTGAAGGTCAACCTAGAGGTTTGGAAGATCCAACTTCGAGAGTCGAAGACGTAAGAAGTGCCGTCGACTACATTTCATCTTTGTCTTTTGTTGATCAAAATAAAATCGGAGCATTGGGAATTTGCGCCGGCGGTGGGTACGCCGTAGGTGCCACTATAACAGAACACCGAATTAAAGCCGTTGCAACAGTGAGCGCCGTGGATATTGGAGCTGGCTTCCGTCAGGGTTGGCGCAATACTGAATCAGTAGCTACACAAATTAAGACGCTAGAGGCGGTGGCAAAGCAACGCTCAGCAGAGGCCAATGGCTCTGAGGCGATGTTGATCCCTTACGTTCCTGACACTACTGATAAAGTGACAGAACCAGACATGATCGAAGCGAGCGAATATTACAGATTGTCAAATCGCTGGTTGCATCCAAACTCAACGAACAGATTACTTTTCTCAAGCATTGATAAAATTTACGCCTTCTCTGCATTTGATCGAATCGGAACGTTATTAACTCAGCCTCTATTGATGATCGCAGGAAGTGAAGCCGGATCAAAATGGCATAGCGAACAAGGCGTAAAATTGGCGAAAGGTCCGAAGGAACTGTTCATAGTTAAGGGCGGCACTCATATGAGCCTTTATGACAAAGATGTCGTGAAGACGATGCCAAAAATCATCGAGTTTTTTAGTAAAAATATTAAATAA